One Fusarium poae strain DAOMC 252244 chromosome 4, whole genome shotgun sequence DNA window includes the following coding sequences:
- the ACC1 gene encoding acetyl-coenzyme-A carboxylase (BUSCO:178at5125), with translation MTEISAGAQEGANGRSVPYVNGKQSYAEKFNIADHFIGGNRLANAPPSKVKDFVGQNDGHTVITNVLIANNGIAAVKEIRSVRKWAYETFGDERAIHFTVMATPEDLQANAEYIRMADHYVEVPGGTNNHNYANVELIVDIAERMNVHAVWAGWGHASENPKLPESLAASPNKIVFIGPPGSAMRSLGDKISSTIVAQHAAVPCIPWSGTGVDQVAVDDKGIVTVADDIYAKGCVTSWEEGLEKAKEIGFPVMIKASEGGGGKGIRKATEEEGFEALYKAAASEIPGSPIFIMKLAGNARHLEVQLLADQYGNNISLFGRDCSVQRRHQKIIEEAPVTIAKADTFKAMEDAAVRLGKLVGYVSAGTVEYLYSHADDKFYFLELNPRLQVEHPTTEMVSGVNLPAAQLQIAMGIPLHRIRDIRLLYGVDPKTSSDIDFEFKNEETASSQRRPQPKGHTTACRITSEDPGEGFKPSNGVMHELNFRSSSNVWGYFSVSSQGGIHSFSDSQFGHIFAYGENRSASRKHMVMALKELSIRGDFRTTIEYLIKLLETEAFEDNTISTGWLDELISKRLTAERPETMLAVTCGAVTKAHIASEACMTEYRAGLEKGQVPSKDVLKTVFTIDFIYEGFRYKFTATRASVDSYHLFINGSKCHVGVRSLSDGGILVLLDGRSHSVYWKEEVGATRLSVDSKTCLLEQENDPTQLRSPSPGKLVKYSVENGAHVRAGQAFAEVEVMKMYMPLLAQEDGVVQLIKQPGATLEAGDILGILALDDPSRVKQAQAFVDKLPAYGEPVVVGAKPAQRFSLLYNTLQNILLGYDNSVIMASTLKELIEVLRDTELPYSEWNAQFSALHSRMPQKLDAQFTQIIERGKSRNSDFPAKALSKAFHKFIEDNVDANDAGLLKTTLAPLTEIIDMYIDGQKNRELTVIKSILEQYYEVEALFMNQPQEDAVILQLRDQNKDDIMKVVHTVLSHSRVSSKSSLILAILEEYRPNKPKAGNVAKNLRETLRLLTELQSRHTSKVSLKAREIMIQCALPSLEERTSQMEHILRSSVVESRYGETGWDHREPSLDVIKEVVDSKYTVFDVLTMFFAHDDPWVSLASLEVYVRRAYRAYLLKQIEYHQDENDNPQFVSWDFQLRKLGQSEFGLPLQSAAPSTPATPSGGEFNFKRIHSISDMSYLSSKWEDEPTRKGVIVPCKYIDEAEDLIGKALEALAHEQKQKKKNTPGLIPDLSGKRKPAPLKQSEEELSAVINVAIRDVESRDDREALEDILPIVEQYKDELLARGVRRLTFICGHSDGSYPGYYTFRGPEYKEDDSIRHSEPALAFQLELARLSKFNIKPVFTENKSIHVYEGIGKKHDTDKRYFTRAVIRPGRLRDEIPTAEYLISEADRVVNDIFDALEIIGNNNSDLNHVFINFSPVFQLQPKEVEESLQGFLDRFGIRAWRLRIAQVEIRIICTDPQTGEPYPLRVVITNTSGYVVDVDMYAERKSEKGEWVFHSIGGTHEKGPMHLMPVSTPYAIKNWLQPKRHDAHGMGTQYVYDFPELFRQAIQNTWNKAVKAQPSLASQQPKTGDCISFTELVLDDKDNLDEVNREPGTNTCGMVGWIFRARTPEYPNGRRFIVIANDITYKIGSFGPKEDEFFHKCTELARKLGIPRIYLSANSGARLGLADELMGHYKVAWNNPEKQDAGFKYLYLDDAAKTRFEKDVITEEVTEDGEKRHKIVTIIGKEEGLGVECLRGSGLIAGATSRAYNDIFTVTLVTCRSVGIGAYLVRLGQRAVQIEGQPIILTGAAALNNLLGREVYTSNLQLGGTQIMHRNGVSHMTANDDFAGVSKIVEWMSFVPEKRNSPVPVSPSVDDWNRDVTYYPPQKQPYDVRWLIGGREGENGFESGLFDKDSFVEALGGWAKTVVVGRARLGGIPMGVIGVEVRSVENITPADPANPDSIEQVSNEAGGVWYPNSAFKTAQAINDFNNGEQLPLMILANWRGFSGGQRDMYNEVLKYGSFIVDALVKYEQPIFIYIPPFGELRGGSWVVVDPTINPTAMEMYADTEARGGVLEPEGMIGIKYRKQKQIQTIIRMDPTYAGLKKQLEDSSLSTEQTDEIKKKMAAREKELLPVYSQIALQFADLHDRAGRMKAKGVIRDVLEWSESRRFFYWRLRRRLNEEYILRRMTSTIISTSHQAAAKDKETRDKYLHLLRSWSAIVDWETNDQAVTEWYETERKTISEKVEALKSEVLAAEVANVVRGHAKAGWTGVREVMRVMPVEEREQLLKYLQQ, from the exons ATGACTGAGATCTCAGCTGGTGCCCAGGAGGGTGCCAATGGGCGGTCGGTGCCCTATGTCAATGGCAAGCAGTCGTATGCAGAGAAGTTCAATATCGCAGACCACTTCATCGGTGGCAACCGATTGGCGAATGCTCCCCCGAGCAAGGTCAAGGACTTTGTTGGCCAAAATGATGGCCACACTGTCATCACCAAC GTCCTCATTGCCAACAACGGTATCGCTGCCGTCAAGGAGATTCGATCAGTCCGAAAATGGGCTTACGAGACGTTTGGCGACGAGCGAGCCATTCACTTCACTGTGATGGCTACCCCCGAAGATCTGCAGGCCAACGCAGAATACATTCGAATGGCGGACCACTACGTCGAGGTTCCCGGCGGCACCAACAACCACAACTATGCCAACGTCGAGTTGATTGTCGACATTGCTGAGCGTATGAACGTCCATGCCGTCTGGGCTGGATGGGGTCACGCCTCAGAAAACCCCAAGCTGCCAGAATCGCTGGCCGCCTCCCCCAACAAGATTGTCTTTATCGGACCCCCTGGATCTGCCATGCGATCATTGGGTGACAAGATTTCCTCCACAATTGTTGCACAGCACGCCGCCGTGCCCTGTATTCCTTGGTCAGGAACAGGCGTCGACCAGGTCGCTGTTGACGACAAGGGCATCGTTACCGTTGCCGATGATATCTACGCCAAGGGATGCGTCACATCATGGGAGGAGGGTcttgagaaggccaaggagattGGCTTCCCCGTCATGATCAAGGCTTCCGAGGGTGGTGGTGGCAAGGGTATCCGAAAGGCTACCGAGGAGGAGGGCTTCGAGGCTCTCTACAAGGCTGCTGCCAGTGAGATTCCTGGCTCtcccatcttcatcatgaagCTTGCCGGCAACGCCCGCCATCTCGAGGTCCAGCTTCTTGCTGATCAGTACGGAAACAACATCTCCCTGTTCGGTCGTGATTGTTCCGTTCAGCGACGCCACCAGAAGATTATCGAGGAGGCTCCTGTTACCATTGCCAAGGCCGACACATTCAAGGCCATGGAGGATGCCGCTGTCCGTCTCGGTAAGCTCGTCGGCTACGTCTCCGCCGGTACCGTTGAGTATCTCTACTCCCACGCCGACGACAAGTTCTACTTCCTGGAACTTAACCCCCGTCTTCAGGTCGAGCATCCTACTACTGAAATGGTCAGTGGTGTCAACCTGCCCGCTGCCCAGCTTCAGATTGCCATGGGTATCCCTCTTCACAGAATCCGTGACATTCGACTCCTGTACGGTGTCGACCCCAAGACCTCAAGCGACATCGACTTTGAGTTCAAGAACGAGGAGACTGCTTCCAGCCAGCGACGACCTCAGCCCAAGGGCCACACCACCGCTTGCCGTATCACCTCCGAGGACCCTGGTGAGGGATTCAAGCCTTCCAACGGTGTGATGCACGAGCTCAACTTCAGGAGTAGCTCCAACGTCTGGGGTTACTTCTCCGTCAGTTCTCAGGGTGGTATCCACAGTTTCTCTGACAGTCAGTTCGGTCACATCTTCGCCTATGGTGAGAACCGTTCTGCTTCAAGGAAGCACATGGTCATGGCCCTGAAGGAGCTGAGCATTCGTGGTGATTTCCGAACCACCATTGAGTACCTCATCAAGCTTCTCGAGACCGAGGCCTTTGAGGACAACACCATCTCCACTGGTTGGCTGGATGAGCTTATCTCCAAGCGTCTTACCGCTGAGCGACCCGAGACCATGCTTGCTGTCACCTGTGGTGCCGTTACCAAGGCTCACATTGCCAGCGAGGCCTGCATGACCGAGTACCGAGCCGGCCTTGAGAAGGGTCAGGTGCCCTCCAAGGATGTCCTCAAGACTGTCTTTACCATCGACTTCATCTACGAGGGCTTCCGTTACAAGTTCACAGCCACTCGTGCCAGTGTCGACAGCTACCACCTTTTCATCAACGGCTCCAAGTGCCATGTTGGTGTCCGTTCCCTGAGCGATGGTGGTATCCTTGTCCTCCTCGACGGACGATCTCACAGCGTCTACTGGAAGGAAGAGGTTGGCGCCACCCGTCTGTCCGTCGACAGCAAGACTTGCTTGCTCGAGCAGGAGAACGACCCCACCCAGCTTCGATCTCCCAGTCCTGGTAAGCTTGTCAAGTACTCTGTCGAGAACGGTGCCCATGTTCGTGCCGGCCAGGCCTTTGCTGAGGTCGAGGTCATGAAGATGTACATGCCTCTCCTTGCACAGGAGGATGGTGTTGTCCAGCTCATCAAGCAGCCCGGAGCCACCCTCGAGGCTGGTGATATCCTCGGTATCCTCGCTCTTGACGACCCCAGCCGCGTCAAGCAGGCTCAGGCTTTCGTTGACAAGCTTCCCGCTTACGGCGAGCCTGTTGTTGTCGGTGCTAAGCCTGCTCAGCGCTTCTCTCTCCTCTACAACACCCTCCAGAACATCCTTCTGGGTTACGACAACTCGGTCATCATGGCTAGCACCCTGAAGGAGCTCATCGAGGTCCTCCGCGACACCGAGCTCCCCTACAGCGAGTGGAACGCTCAGTTCTCCGCCCTCCACTCTCGTATGCCTCAGAAGCTCGATGCTCAGTTCACCCAGATCATTGAGCGCGGCAAGTCTCGCAACTCCGACTTCCCTGCCAAGGCTCTTAGCAAGGCTTTCCACAAGTTTATTGAGGATAACGTTGATGCCAACGACGCTGGTCTTCTCAAGACTACCCTCGCTCCCTTGACTGAGATCATCGATATGTACATTGATGGCCAGAAGAACCGAGAGCTCACTGTCATCAAGAGCATCTTGGAGCAGTACTACGAGGTCGAGGCCCTCTTCATGAACCAGCCTCAGGAGGACGCTGTTATCCTGCAGCTGCGTGACCAGAACAAGGATGATATCATGAAGGTTGTCCACACTGTTCTGTCTCACAGCCGTGTCAGCTCCAAGAGCTCTCTCATCCTTGCCATTCTTGAGGAGTACCGACCCAACAAGCCCAAGGCTGGAAACGTCGCCAAGAACCTCCGCGAGACTCTCCGTCTTCTCACCGAGCTTCAGTCCCGACACACCTCCAAGGTTTCCCTCAAGGCCCGTGAGATCATGATCCAGTGTGCTCTCCCCTCTCTCGAGGAGCGAACCTCTCAGATGGAGCACATCCTCCGTTCTTCCGTCGTCGAGTCTCGATATGGTGAGACTGGTTGGGACCACCGTGAGCCTAGCCTTGATGTTATCAAGGAGGTCGTTGACTCCAAGTACACCGTCTTTGATGTCTTGACCATGTTCTTCGCTCACGATGATCCTTGGGTGTCTCTGGCCTCTCTCGAGGTTTACGTCCGCCGAGCATACCGTGCGTACCTCCTCAAGCAGATTGAGTACCACCAGGATGAGAACGACAACCCCCAGTTCGTCTCTTGGGACTTCCAGCTCCGAAAGCTTGGTCAGTCCGAGTTCggtcttcctcttcagtCTGCTGCTCCTTCTACTCCTGCTACACCTAGCGGAGGCGAGTTCAACTTCAAGCGAATCCACTCCATCAGCGACATGTCCTACCTCAGCAGTAAGTGGGAGGATGAGCCTACTCGCAAGGGTGTCATTGTTCCTTGCAAGTACATCGATGAGGCTGAGGATCTCATTGGCAAGGCCCTCGAGGCCCTCGCTCAtgagcagaagcagaagaagaagaacactCCTGGTCTTATCCCTGACCTCAGCGGCAAGCGCAAGCCTGCCCCTCTCAAGCAGAGCGAAGAGGAGCTCTCCGCTGTTATCAACGTTGCCATTCGTGACGTTGAGAGCCGCGACGACCGAGAGGCTCTCGAGGATATCCTTCCCATTGTCGAGCAGTACAAGGATGAGCTCCTTGCCCGTGGTGTTCGCCGTCTGACATTCATCTGCGGTCACAGTGATGGCTCTTACCCCGGATACTACACTTTCCGTGGACCCGAGTACAAGGAGGACGACAGTATCCGTCACAGCGAGCCTGCCCTTGCTTTCCAGCTTGAACTTGCTCGTCTCAGCAAGTTCAACATCAAGCCTGTTTTCACTGAGAACAAGAGCATCCACGTTTACGAAGGTATTGGCAAGAAGCATGACACCGATAAGCGATACTTCACCCGTGCTGTCATCCGACCTGGCCGTCTCCGAGACGAGATCCCTACTGCCGAGTACCTCATCTCCGAGGCTGACCGTGTTGTCAACGATATCTTTGACGCTCTCGAGATTATCGGCAACAACAACTCTGATCTGAACCACGTCTTCATCAACTTCTCTCCCGTATTCCAGCTTCAGCCcaaggaggttgaggagAGTCTTCAAGGCTTCCTTGACCGATTCGGTATCCGTGCTTGGCGACTCCGCATCGCTCAGGTCGAGATCCGTATCATCTGCACTGATCCCCAGACTGGCGAGCCCTACCCTCTCCGTGTCGTCATCACCAACACCTCTGGTTACGTTGTCGATGTCGACATGTACGCTGAGCGCAAGTCGGAGAAGGGCGAGTGGGTCTTCCACAGCATTGGAGGCACTCACGAGAAGGGTCCCATGCACTTGATGCCCGTCTCTACTCCTTACGCCATCAAGAACTGGCTCCAGCCCAAGCGTCACGATGCCCACGGTATGGGAACTCAGTACGTCTACGATTTCCCTGAGCTTTTCCGCCAGGCCATCCAGAACACATGGAACAAGGCCGTCAAGGCTCAGCCCAGCTTGGCTTCTCAGCAGCCCAAGACCGGTGACTGCATCAGCTTCACCGAACTTGTTCTCGATGACAAGGACAACCTCGACGAGGTGAACCGTGAGCCAGGTACCAACACTTGTGGTATGGTTGGTTGGATCTTCAGGGCTCGCACCCCCGAGTACCCCAACGGCCGCCGATTTATCGTCATCGCCAACGATATCACCTACAAGATTGGTTCATTCGGTCCCAAGGAAGACGAGTTCTTCCACAAGTGCACTGAGCTTGCCCGTAAGCTCGGCATTCCCCGTATCTACCTGTCTGCGAACTCTGGTGCTCGTCTTGGCCTTGCCGATGAGCTCATGGGTCACTACAAGGTTGCCTGGAACAACCCCGAGAAGCAGGATGCTGGCTTCAAGTACCTTTACCTTGACGACGCGGCCAAGACTCGTTTCGAGAAGGACGTCATTACTGAGGAGGTTACTGAAGACGGCGAGAAGCGACACAAGATCGTTACCATCATCGGTAAGGAGGAgggtcttggtgttgagtgTCTGCGGGGCTCTGGTCTCATTGCTGGTGCCACTAGCCGCGCTTACAACGACATCTTTACCGTTACTCTGGTCACTTGCCGATCCGTTGGTATTGGTGCCTACCTTGTCCGTCTTGGTCAGCGTGCTGTCCAGATTGAGGGTCAGCCCATTATCCTGACTGGTGCTGCTGCCCTCAACAACCTGCTTGGTCGTGAGGTTTATACCTCCAACCTCCAGCTTGGTGGCACTCAGATCATGCACCGCAACGGTGTCTCTCACATGACTGCCAACGATGACTTTGCTGGTGTCTCCAAGATCGTCGAGTGGATGTCTTTTGTGCCTGAGAAGCGCAACAGCCCCGTTCCCGTCAGCCCCAGCGttgacgactggaaccgtgATGTGACTTACTACCCTCCCCAGAAGCAGCCTTACGATGTCCGATGGTTGATCGGTGGCCGTGAAGGTGAGAACGGCTTCGAGTCTGGTCTCTTTGACAAGGACTCTTTCGTCGAGGCTCTTGGTGGCTGGGCCAAGACTGTTGTCGTCGGTCGTGCTCGTCTCGGCGGTATCCCTATGGGTGTTATCGGTGTCGAGGTCCGATCCGTTGAGAACATCACTCCTGCCGACCCTGCCAACCCCGACTCTATCGAGCAGGTCAGCAACGAGGCTGGTGGTGTCTGGTACCCCAACTCAGCCTTCAAGACTGCCCAGGCTATCAACGATTTCAACAACGGTGAGCAGCTTCCTCTGATGATCCTTGCCAACTGGCGTGGTTTCTCTGGTGGTCAGCGCGATATGTACAACGAGGTCCTCAAGTACGGTTCTTTCATCGTCGATGCCCTCGTCAAGTACGAGCAGCCCATCTTCATCTACATTCCTCCCTTCGGCGAGCTTCGTGGTGGATCTTGGGTCGTCGTCGATCCTACCATCAACCCCACCGCCATGGAGATGTACGCCGATACTGAGGCCCGTGGTGGTGTCCTTGAGCCCGAGGGCATGATTGGTATCAAGTACcgcaagcagaagcagatcCAGACCATCATCCGCATGGATCCTACTTATGCTGGACTCAAGAAGCAGCTTGAGGACTCTAGCCTGTCTACCGAGCAGACCGACGAGAttaagaagaagatggctgCCCGCGAGAAGGAGCTGCTGCCTGTCTACTCTCAGATCGCTCTCCAGTTCGCTGATCTCCACGATCGTGCTGGACGTATGAAGGCCAAGGGTGTCATTCGTGATGTCCTCGAGTGGAGCGAATCTCGACGTTTCTTCTACTGGCGTCTTCGCCGCCGTCTCAACGAGGAGTACATCCTGCGTCGCATGACTtccaccatcatcagcaCTTCGCACCAGGCTGctgccaaggacaaggagaCTCGCGACAAGTACCTGCACCTTCTCCGCAGCTGGTCTGCTATTGTTGATTGGGAGACGAATGATCAGGCGGTCACTGAGTGGTATGAGACTGAGCGCAAGACCATCAGCGAGAAGGTCGAGGCACTCAAGTCTGAGGTTTTGGCAGCTGAGGTTGCCAACGTTGTCCGAGGCCACGCCAAGGCTGGATGGACTGGTGTTCGTGAGGTGATGAGAGTCATGCCCGTTGAGGAGCGGGAGCAGCTTCTCAAGTACCTTCAACAGTAA
- the NDE1 gene encoding NADH:ubiquinone oxidoreductase (BUSCO:36633at5125) — MASEPPSSPPGAGATVEDTLGWYKAQYEQLESELAEFRDSSRELEQELEKDIERAEKQERYHQEKAETLGFEVEEWKRKYRESKTEASASQNALEKEITTLRDTNRTLQLKLRDIEVANDDFERQARNTTSSLEDMESKYNQAIERAVMMEEEIKMGEQEREQLRIESQRLREELGDLKIEAEVLQDKIKKQESRHLSTISTDLSVLASPTFDGHPASPGSTASSPLITTPTDSKSLTEDGDTLSELPDPPSPPMSDVSAPLPKVAASRPSAHRRTVSRSRLPSADVSTTPKPFSKPPTATTRAPGSRISTGGTTTMRTPAQRAVGPRSASNKLPTSNSLTHIRTLTAQMQRLEARVHSARSKLPGPARTPPRASPRTNVYSATNMPASITIRSRKRTSGSAASSVTGDDPTPTNIPTSTPRGSHVPRLSTSGVSRLSFGTLPNRGGPDEISRPSSRASVTSYARPPSRAAGEGIPRPVSRASLTGVRTPMGRSRSSMGFHGHSTSISQLDLEEEEEGEFRTPSRRGTYSSQGGEISGIPMPASRRRSGSRRISANTMRSSVSGPPRPQLSDLGETY, encoded by the exons ATGGCTTCTGAGCCTCCGTCGTCTCCGCCAGGCGCTGGGGCCACCGTCGAGGATACCCTTGGATGGTACAAGGCGCAATACGAACAGCTAGAGTCCGAACTTGCCGAATTCAGAGATTCCAGCAGAGAGCTAGAGCAAGAGTTGGAGAAGGATATCGAGCGAGCAGAGAAGCAGGAGCGTTATCACCAAGAAAAAGCCGAAACTTTGGGATTtgaagtggaagagtggAAG AGGAAATATAGGGAATCCAAGACCGAGGCTAGCGCATCCCAGAATGCGCTCGAGAAGGAAATCACAACTCTTCGAGATACAAACCGAACTTTGCAATTGAAGCTGAGGGATATCGAGGTTGCCAACGATGATTTTGAGCGACAGGCGCGCAACACCACGTCATCCTTGGAGGACATGGAATCCAAGTACAACCAAGCGATCGAGAGGGcggtgatgatggaggaggaGATTAAGATGGGTGAGCAGGAGCGTGAACAGCTACGTATCGAGTCGCAGCGTCTCCGTGAGGAACTTGGCGACCTCAAGATCGAAGCCGAGGTTCTTCaggacaagatcaagaagcaGGAGTCTAGGCATTTGTCCACCATCTCGACCGACCTCTCTGTTCTTGCCTCGCCAACTTTCGACGGCCATCCCGCCTCTCCCGGTTCTACCGCCAGCTCTCCTCTCATCACAACACCCACCGATTCCAAGTCACTAACTGAGGACGGTGATACACTTTCCGAACTCCCCGATCCACCGTCGCCTCCCATGTCTGATGTTTCTGCGCCTCTTCCCAAGGTGGCCGCCTCAAGACCTTCGGCCCACCGCAGAACTGTTAGTCGCTCTCGTCTGCCCTCGGCCGATGTCAGCACCACTCCCAAGCCTTTTTCAAAGCCTCCTACTGCGACGACCCGTGCGCCTGGCAGCCGCATTTCGACCGGTGGAACGACCACCATGCGAACTCCTGCACAGCGAGCCGTTGGGCCTCGCTCTGCTTCGAACAAGCTACCGACCTCGAATTCGCTTACCCACATCCGAACCCTCACAGCGCAGATGCAGCGACTCGAAGCTCGCGTGCACTCTGCACGGTCTAAGCTTCCCGGGCCGGCTCGCACGCCGCCTCGAGCTTCACCTAGGACCAACGTATACAGCGCCACCAATATGCCTGCGTCGATTACTATCCGTTCTCGCAAGCGCACTAGTGGTTCTGCTGCGTCTTCGGTAACAGGCGACGATCCCACACCCACCAATATCCCAACATCAACGCCGAGGGGTAGCCATGTTCCCCGGCTTAGCACGTCCGGAGTCAGTCGCCTATCGTTTGGAACATTGCCGAACCGGGGAGGCCCCGATGAGATCAGCAGGCCAAGCTCACGTGCTAGTGTCACTTCGTACGCTCGGCCACCTTCACGGGCCGCTGGCGAGGGAATTCCACGACCAGTTTCACGGGCATCACTCACAGGCGTACGAACACCTATGGGCCGATCTCGTTCCTCTATGGGATTCCACGGTCACTCGACCAGCATTAGCCAGCTTGAcctagaggaagaggaagagggtgaATTCCGAACACCAAGCCGCCGAGGCACATACTCAAGCCAAGGTGGCGAGATTAGTGGTATCCCCATGCCAGCATCCCGTCGACGAAGCGGCAGCCGACGGATTAGTGCCAACACGATGAGGTCCAGCGTCTCTGGACCTCCGAGACCACAACTGAGCGATCTGGGAGAGACATACTAA